aaaatatgctCCATTCGTAAAAAAAAAAGTCATATCTTTCATTTTGGGTTTCAATAAAAGAATAGTttgaatataaatttttaaattttcatcaaATTCTTGTTTTGTATatctatttaataaattatcaaattattaattattttaatttttcaatccATAAAAAAATTTGTATAGACATGGATTAATATGAATGACAATTATACAAatgctattatttaatttggttgtCATTCAACCGAAATGTTGATCAGAAGcaaaaccaaaaaaatttaTAGCTTGATTGTAAAATCTAAACAAATAAATTGTTCGTTAATTTAGACAAATTTTAGTGGTTGATATTCAAACTCAGAATTTAGTGAAAGAGTAACTTTAACATATTTTAAATGTTTTCCATTCCAAAACATCCCCCACCACACACGTGGACAATTGTTTGACCCATTTAATTATTCCAATATCTATGACCACACACTTATTATTCAACTATTAAAACGTGCAATAACACATTACATTAGGTTATTAAATATCCCATAAACTCAACCAAACATTACACAATCACTacttaaaaaaatggaaatttcaCACTATCTCATTTACATTCCTCTCCTAATCCCCCTTTTCATCTTCACCAAACACCTCCTCCACAAACTCCAAAACCTCCCCCCCTCCCCCCTCCTCCGCCTCCCCttcctcggccacctccacctcctCAAAAAACCCCTTCACCGCTCCCTCGCCGCCATCTCCAGCCGCCACGGCCCCGTCGTCCTCCTCCACCTCGGCTCCCGACGCGTCCTCCTCGTCTCCTCCCCCTCCGCGGCAGCCGACTGCCTCTCAAAAAACGACGTCGTCTTCGCTAACCGCCCCCGCCTCCTCGTTGGAAAGCACCTCGGCTACAATAACACCTCCCTCGTCTGGTCCTCCTATGGCGACCACTGGCGAAACCTCCGCAAGGTTTCGTCCCTCGAAGTTCTGTCAGCGCAGAGGCTGACAGAACTTCAGGGGATCAGGGCTGGCGAGGTCCGGACCATGGTCCGGACCCTAGCCAGAGGCTCGGAGGAGCGGAGGCTGGTGGACATGAAGGCGGCGTTCTTTGAGGTGACGATGAATGTGGTGATGAGGATGATCGCCGGGAAGGCGTACTATGGCCGGGGGGTGGAGGGGGCAGAGGAGGGGCGGCGGTTTAGGGAGATTGTGGCGGAGACGATGAGGCTGATGGCGGCGTCGAATAAGGGGGATTATTTGCCGTGGTTGGGGGATGGTGGCGTCGAGAAAAGGATGGTGGAGCTGCATAGGGAGAGGGATAGTTTTATGCAGGAGCTTGTGGAGGGGTGTAGGATGAGGCGGCGGAGTTATGGCGGCGATGGCGGTGGGAACAAAACGATGATTGAGATGTTGCTGGCATTGCAAGAGAAGGAGCCGGAGTATTATACGGATGAGCTCATTAAAAGCCTCATGCTGGTAAATTTCGAAATCTTGACCTTTTTTTTGGATAATTGTGGCGAAAATACAAATTTCTACTTAATTTTGGCTTGCGCAAAGTCCTTGGTTTAAATAACATTAATTTTTAGGGTTAATTGcaaaatatttatgaatttgcctttttttattataaataggtgACTTTAAAAGTAagttaaaatattactccctcctcacatttcacttttttatcatttttgataATAGACCTCACATCCCATTAATTtattctcactcatattttgttataaaactaataatttaaaagtagaTCCACGTGCTATCAACttttcaatccactttctattacatttattaaaatccgtgctCGGTCAAACTGCGAAAAAATTTGGGGGGCGGGGGGAGtataaaatttggatttattATCAACTATCTTTCGGCAAAAATATGATCGTCTGCATGCAATATATTAATGGTTTTTCTCAACCAAACAATACAAACAATGTTAATTTTCTTATGAATAGACGATGTCATTTAACTTGTGACGACGTCCACCTAAATTTCTAGGTTACAATATCATGTATAATTTCATCCATTTTTTTGACATGGTATAGTTGAgaacaaatttaaattttataaaaatttcaaCTGACTTTTAAAATTGTGAGATAGGCAGAGTTTGAAAATTTTCCAACCATTTGTCCTTGATAGATTAttgtacaaaataaaaaatgacgtGACATAATTTATTTGCACCAAAGCATAAAATCTATCTTATCGTGAAAATGTGTGATTAATCCATCTTGTTTAACTGCAGAGTCTACTGATCGCCGGCACCGACACATCCTCCGGCACGATGGAGTGGGCCCTCTCCCTCATGCTCAACAACCCTCACGTTCTCAAAAAGGCCCAGGCTGAGATCGACGGTCACGTCGGACACGTCCGTCTCCTGGACGAATCCGACCTGGCCGACCTCCCGTACCTGCGCAGCGTCATCGCTGAGACGTTGCGCATGTACCCGGCGGCGCCTCTGCTGGTCCCCCACGAGTCATCAGCAGAGTGCACCGTCGGGGGCTATAGAGTCCCCGCGGGCACCATGCTGCTGGTGAATGTGTGGGCCATACAGAACGACCCCGGGTGCTGGGAGGACGCGACCGAGTTCAGGCCGGAGAGGTTTGAGAAGtccggcggcggaggtggcggCTGCAAGAGGATGCCGTTTGGGGCTGGGAGGCGGAGGTGCCCCGGGGAGGCGCTGGCGGTGCGGGTTTTGGGGCTTGGGCTGGGTGCGGTTGTGCAGTGCTTTGATTGGGAGAGAGAGGGGGCGGAGCTGGTGGATATGAGCGAAGGCGGTGGGGTGTCGCTGCCGCGAGCGGCGGCGTTGATGGCTTATTGCAGAGAGAGATCTGTTGCGGAGGCGCTTCTTTCAAATATTTAAGGCTGAGATTAACAATTTCATTACCTTTTTACCTGATTATATATAAAGATGTAATCAAATGaaaactctaaatattatacaaaattcaaattatgagcaatagaaaatatcaacatagtgttaACGGTTGACACCGTGTTGACATTATGTTAATATTttattgacattgtattgacattgtgttgatatcaatatcttgaaattttacactgcGTTAAAAAGACTGGAATTTGTACAGTATATGGAATTTGTACAGTATATGAGTTTTCATTTTATGACTGCCCCTATATCTTTATatgtatttcttaaaatataaatCTGATCAATTAGTGAAAAGTATTAGAAGAGACGGAacaagtattttattttatttctctagTTTTATTATTGTTAGGAATTGTTGAAGAGCAAAAGATACtagaatagaataaaatatataGTTTGAGGACAGAATTCTCTCGTACAGATGGTCCCAAAGAGCCATCAACTATCAAGTTTATAAGACATATGGATAACCTTAGTCATTGAAAACGAGGGAATAAGGTAGACATGTTAGATATTTTCACTAGCAAATTTAAGTTTTTTATAATAGCCTCCgtgttaaaaaaaaatagatacgtttgaaacgacacgagttttaatgcacaattggtaaagtaagagagaagaattgataaaataagagagaagaaaagaaaaatgagtgaagtaagagagaggaagagaaaaagtagtaaaaatagagttagtggattgtggggtccatatcctaaaatagaaagaatatAAAAGTTCTAGAACGAACCAAAatgaaatagttgctatttttaaatataCCGTCTATATCTATAATACAGTATGTAGAAATTTGTCTAAAGCATCTAGTAATGTTTTTAGTATTATGGTGTCAGTTATTTTGCATTATATTATACGTACTACACTTGAGATTTGAAAATACTACTTCCTCTGTTCCCATAATTTATTCATCATTTGACCAGACAcgatttttaagaaatgtaatagaaagtgaattgaaaaagttggtggtgTGTGGGTCATACTTCTTCTATATGAGGTATTAGTtttgtaagagcatccgcaatagggACGGATGTCTCGACGGACAAGCCGACCGACaccccaaaaacacctcctgccacgtcataaggacattccACTGCACAATAGCGTACATCCCctaggacatcccgacggacaaacacaataataaaaattcacaaattaacaactacggaattaaaattttgacacgaataTGGGAAAAATGcaatcattttatttaaaaaaagatacatatttaaattttaaaaaaatacatagtttacaaaaaaaaaccatcccaaaccaaaaaacaattcaaacaaAGTACATGTTATGCCTTAAATCTGTATAGTGTTAGGCCTTCATTTTCGATGATAATACATGTgttagagttttttttaaaaaatcgtatatatagagtttgcaacgagcccgtatatatagagtttttttttaaaaaaataaaatcgaaAAATGGGACGTCtgccgggacgtccgtcgtgtcaccacaatagcggacgtcacgacggacgaCCCGGCGGGCGTCCGCTCTCACCCGCGGACGACCTCTCGTACGCCCCTGACGTCCGTGTCCGTCGCATTTGTCCCAATAGCGGACATCCGCCGGGACGTCCGcaattgcggatgctctaataaaatgtgagtgagaatgagttcgtggaatgtagggtccactacaaaaaatagtaaaagtgaaaggtaacaaatttttagggacggacgaaaatgaaaataagtgacaaattttcatgaACATAGGGAGAATAAATTACATCGATTTTCAGGAGAGTGCTGAAAATTATGAAAACCTAATATGATCAATCCTatatttaaaatcctaaaaatgaattattttttgACAAATATCAGAATTCTACTATATTTAAACATAAGTATTTCCTCAAAAAAGAATCACCCCAAAATAGAATGTTGAAAAGAAAAACAGCAACCTCTATCTTCCACAGTCAACGCAAAATTCACCCAAAAATAACAAACACAATGACCTCATCCCCCAACAGTCCCACTTCATCctccctccaccaccaccaccgccatgCCGACCCCCAATCCTCCAACCCCATCCTCCCCACCTCCACCCCTCCCCACGATTCTACCATCCACACCGTCGAAATCGAATGCTCCGACTCCCCCAGCGACTCCGTGCCGCCCTTCTCCTGGAAGAAGCTCTGGAAATTCACCGGCCCCGGGTTCCTCATGAGCGTCGCCTTCCTCGACCCCGGGAACCTGGAGGGCGACCTCCAGTCCGGGGCCGTGGCCGGGTACTCGCTCCTGTGGCTCCTGCTGTGGGCGACGCTCATGGGGCTCCTCATCCAGCTCCTGGCGCTCCGCCTCGGCGTCGCCACGGGGCGCCACCTGGCGGAGATGTGCCGCGAGGAGTACCCGTATTGGGCCGGCGTCGCGCTGTGGTTCATGGCCGAGCTGGCGCTGGTCGCCGCGGATATTCAAGAAGTCATCGGCAGCGCTATTGCCATCAGGATTCTTAGCAATGGCCTCTTGCCTCTTTGGGCTGGCGTCATCATAACCGCTTGTGATTGGTCAGTATTTCTATGCCatgtaaaaaaatactactccttccgACCCATTAAGTATGCAATATTTGAGAATCAGCACGgtagtattgttttgtgtgttgatggagagagagtaaagcaagagagatgaaaaagtagagatacaATTGTTTCCAATTTAGGATGTGAGTGAATTAGCGGAATGGAGAGAGTGTAAAGcaagaaatgtgagtgaagtgagtgaagtgaattagcggaatgtgagacctatttaccatttatgataaaagtgaaatgcgactcttattatgggacgaatgaagtatatatattttgcttagtgaagtagtactagtataaataatactccatcatCACATGTGTATTTACATGGAATTGAACGTAAATACAGCACTGTTTAGGAATAGTTAGACCAAATTCTTGGAAAAGTAATTAACATAGTTATGTACCATGTTTGACCAGTTTCATCTTCTTATTCCTCGAGAACTATGGCATCAGAAAGCTCGAAGCCTTTTTCGGAGTTCTTATCACAAGCATGGCAATCTCTTTTGCATGGATGTTCGTTGATGCCGAGCCGCGTGCCAAAGACCTCATAGACGGTACGAACTAGCTAGGGCTAATTGCCAATAAAATCACTAAACTCCGAcctgattttgattttaaaCAGCTTGACAAAATATTCTAGGTTAGTCTAAAATGAAAATCAGATCAatattgatgagttgtttttcAGAATTAGTGtccacaaaataaaaacaaacaaatgttGCGCATACAAATGCACGTAGAAATGGAATCACTATATAAGCATTATGAGTTACTTCACTTATCATCGATtggtttaaaatataaaaaacattaACTGAAGTTAATGTTTTGGCCAATAGTTATTACCGACCCAATAGTATATTTGGGcgcaaaaaaaaacattaatgaCCCAATAGTATATTTGGAccgaaacaaaaaaataataataatccaaCGGTATATTGGGgccgaaacaaaaaaaattaatgactATGTCGATTTGGCTAATACGTACTACTACCTTTTACTATTCGGTCAACCTACTAAGGAATTAACTCAAACCCTAACTGTCACTGAACTAACTTATCAGTAATTGGAATCGAATCGAAACTAAAAATTTTGATTATCGATTAACCAATAACCGACCTTATTCCGTTTGGTTACATATGCAGGAATACTAATACCAAGGCTTTATCCTGAGACGATCCCGAAAGCAGTCGGGGTCATCGGGTGCGTAATAACCCCATACAACGTGTTCCTCTACTCCGCCCTAGTCCAGTCCCGAAAAATCGACCTAAAGAAGCGCTGGAGAATCCAAGAGGCCCTCAACTACTACACCATCGAGTCGGTCGCGGCCGTCTCCGTCTCCTTCCTGATCAACCTCTTCGTGACGACCGTTTTCGCGAAGGGCTTCCACGGCACGTCCCAGGCGAGCAACCTGGGGCTGGTGAACGCCGGGGAGTATCTGGAGCGGAGGTATGGGGGCGGGGCGCTCCCGATCCTCTACATATGGGGGATCGGGCTGCTGGCGGCCGGGCAGAGCAGCACGATCACGGGCACCTACGCCGGGCAGTTCATCATGgggggttttcttgatttgccGATTAACAAGTGGCTGAGGTCGGTGATCACGAGGAGCTGCGCGATCGTGCCGACGGTGGCCGTGGCGGTGTTGTTTAATAGGTCGGAGGAGATGTTTGATGATCTGAATGAGTGGCTGAATGTGGTGCAGGCGCTGCAGATTCCGTTTGCGGTGATTCCGCTGCTGCATTTGGTGGCGGATCAGCATGTTATGGGGAGCTTTGTTGTTGGAACTACTATTGAGGTAATAAATTACTAATTCTTTTCGGTCCGCGATAAAAgtctcattttaattttttttaaatagtggGATAAATTGGTAGAGTGTGGGGTTTATTTGCCGAAAATAGTAAAAGcgaaatgagatatttaatagGCGGatgaacaaaaaaaatgagacatttagtGACGACCGAGGGGAGCTAAAAGTGGAACCGCATATCCTGCTTACATTTTAAATCACTTTGAGTTAATagttactccatccgtctcatagtaggagtcacatttggtgtgagtacgagttttaagatatgtaaagaatagtgggttggaaaaattagtggaatatgat
This genomic interval from Salvia splendens isolate huo1 chromosome 13, SspV2, whole genome shotgun sequence contains the following:
- the LOC121762242 gene encoding metal transporter Nramp2-like — translated: MGIGLQFADFPLNLQILVVDIQTQNLVKDDSVPPFSWKKLWKFTGPGFLMSVAFLDPGNLEGDLQSGAVAGYSLLWLLLWATLMGLLIQLLALRLGVATGRHLAEMCREEYPYWAGVALWFMAELALVAADIQEVIGSAIAIRILSNGLLPLWAGVIITACDCFIFLFLENYGIRKLEAFFGVLITSMAISFAWMFVDAEPRAKDLIDGILIPRLYPETIPKAVGVIGCVITPYNVFLYSALVQSRKIDLKKRWRIQEALNYYTIESVAAVSVSFLINLFVTTVFAKGFHGTSQASNLGLVNAGEYLERRYGGGALPILYIWGIGLLAAGQSSTITGTYAGQFIMGGFLDLPINKWLRSVITRSCAIVPTVAVAVLFNRSEEMFDDLNEWLNVVQALQIPFAVIPLLHLVADQHVMGSFVVGTTIERMSWCVAGIVIAINGYVLVDFFLSQVHGFIYGMLVCFVAASYTAFLVYLILRSTTLPRFHGFTFLH
- the LOC121761725 gene encoding cytochrome P450 81Q32-like, coding for MEISHYLIYIPLLIPLFIFTKHLLHKLQNLPPSPLLRLPFLGHLHLLKKPLHRSLAAISSRHGPVVLLHLGSRRVLLVSSPSAAADCLSKNDVVFANRPRLLVGKHLGYNNTSLVWSSYGDHWRNLRKVSSLEVLSAQRLTELQGIRAGEVRTMVRTLARGSEERRLVDMKAAFFEVTMNVVMRMIAGKAYYGRGVEGAEEGRRFREIVAETMRLMAASNKGDYLPWLGDGGVEKRMVELHRERDSFMQELVEGCRMRRRSYGGDGGGNKTMIEMLLALQEKEPEYYTDELIKSLMLSLLIAGTDTSSGTMEWALSLMLNNPHVLKKAQAEIDGHVGHVRLLDESDLADLPYLRSVIAETLRMYPAAPLLVPHESSAECTVGGYRVPAGTMLLVNVWAIQNDPGCWEDATEFRPERFEKSGGGGGGCKRMPFGAGRRRCPGEALAVRVLGLGLGAVVQCFDWEREGAELVDMSEGGGVSLPRAAALMAYCRERSVAEALLSNI